TATGGATTTTATATATCCTATGAAATTCATAGACCACGTGTCGTCTaagataaaaatagaaaaaaactttaaatacaAAGTCTCTTCCTCCCACTAAGTAGGCATTCTCGGTGTCTAAaacattattttgttttctttggaTTAACGTTATCGTTTTCAATTCTCCACAATCATTTTTAACTACTTTATTATCTTCCTCAGTAAAAGGTCAAACAGAACATAATTAATTAGaacacaatacaatataatacttCCTTCATTCATTTTGATAGGTCACATTTCGCTTATTAAGAGTATAAAAAATgatctaaaatatttttaaactattagaatagataaaaaaaaatgttgactTATTGACTCCATACTATCTTCAGCGTCAATCTTTATGGCCCTATGATGCCCCAATTAGAAGTGTCAATCTTTACGATCCTAAAATGcccatatatatttattttttatcatattaatatgagaatgcttataatttataatattaaaaccAAAAGTGTCAATCCCTCCATATCAATATGTatgtctggttttgacttgacatgaaatttattttttttaaacgaactttttaatcttttagtcttaaattaaagatatgtagaaattagaatgtaccaaaaaatcttttaatcttgtggtctcaAACTTGACGGgcgaaaaattgaattaaaaaattgtcTGAAAATTAACgaaaagagacattcttttttaaatgaacTAGAATGAAACAAACTGAAACAAAAGCAGTACTAATTTCACATGAACAAGTTGAATAAGAAGTTTGTTTAAGTCTACATCAGGTCAACAAATTAAAGTGAAAAGGATGTATTTATGTTCCCCTTATAATTAATAGCTAGCTAACACGAAGAAAATTAAGATTCCAAATAAATTTGTTAAACGTAAAGtctgtcatgtttatgactttGATAAGAAAAGAACccataaattagaaaaaaagaattaatggaacaaactattaattagaCCAGGAAACAGTGCTTCCAATAGGAAAGAAGCAACACATGAGTTGTTCTTCCAAGATTATAATATATGGTCAATACTTATTTTCTTGTCAATATCAAATgccaaagttttttttttttgtcttcgcTAAAAGCCAAAAATTAAACGATAAACCTTTTGATTGTGAAGTCAAAGAAGTTGGGAACCTAAAAAAGGCAAAATTATCTCTACGAATCTGAACAAATGCGGAGCTAAgcaagacaatttttttttttttctaaaaaatgtttATGCTATATCACTGCAACAAATTCGATTATCAGGGACAAAAAATAGCgtcatttataaatcatatttcgtcactaaaaatttTGTGAGACGAAAAATAATTCGTTAATCAGTCGTCACTAAATGTGTGTCGCTAAAAGTATACAGAAATGATTTAGTGCTTCGTcgctaaaagtattatattaactacaaaaaagaaaaatcgtctcttaaacatttgtgacaaatttatttgtcgtaattttattttttttgtgtagtTAATAGTATGCTTTGTCACTAAAAAAGTTATTACTACTGACAAAATTATATCGTCGCTAATTATTTAACTTCAATCAGTGACGACATCAATTGTCTCTAAAGTTATATGTAATTCGTAGTTGAACAAAATCTAATTTCGTCACTAATGActattttatatacaaaaaattattttgttcttaaataaattaattagggacaaatttattatcataaaaaaggttaattttcctattatctctcatctcaatttttttaaatcctCCCCAGGAGCTCCCACATTATGCTTTCTTGAGGACTCAAACTCACAAACTTAAGGTTAGAAGTGAAgagtgcttaccatccgatcaactctctcttgtctctcatttttattttctttttttaacttcattcacttctttcatatttaaCTTCtgtagaaataatatattatgtcattatttatacacatacacaaatgcatgaaatttaccacccacaattcattcaaatgtagatttattttaattaaactatatattttttaaaatatctttaaatatattcaatacgaTTCTggcattttatttatttatttttataaattttaaaaattattcagtacaattataaatttatataaaattaaacttttgattttatttaaaaaattgaaaaatcggTTCAATTCGATCAAtaaatcaattgttttgaaaaaaaaaaacatcgaTACCCATAACTATAGTACTTCATCATAGTATATTTGAAATCCTATTTGGTTCATTGCTTTCATTTgtgctttcattttttagtttatttcaattctcaaactaatgaaaaaagttaatagaaattcatgaaatatttcgcACCTTTACAAAGTCTAAGTTTGTAAGTTGATGTTAATTATGTATGGTTGCTCTATGTACGTATGTGGAATTACgattaaatatgtacatatttttagACAGAATCAAATAGATCGACTTAGTCTATGCAGTTTaccaatcacaaatcaatagACACACAGAAATTAGCACGAAgacttgagaaattatttttttgattgtctttatcgatgaaagtgtatcaaataaaaaataaaagtgttaaATCAACAAATATTAGCGATCTAGTGGTAGAACCGTACCCCCACTCACGGTACTTATAACCTGgattgtatttttcaaatgatGCATTTATAATtgcataatttaagaaaattgatgaattgaacttttttatttttacaaaatcgaTTGAATTAgttggttttaatattttccctctCCAAATAACTAATGGACTCTGTCTATTTCTTATGAAGCACTTGTATTAATCTTTTTATAAGCTGTCACTTgtaattatgaaaaattatagcaaaaaaaatttatatttagctatgaattttttcgtattaaatagttaaattattCAATACAAATTTTATGTCATCTCTATTTAATACCttacatattttgtgacaattttttttgttgtcactaAATCACAGATTGATTAGAGACAAATTTTTTGTtgtcaccaattatttatattattagtgacgaaaataaatatcataattaaatctattttttatagctaaaacttataatatttaactacgaACTCTAATTTGTCAATATtgtaataacatatttttttagatgaaatttttgtgtctaaaaatttataaactttaagacaaaaaaatattttgtcatgaATTAGATACATTATAAGTGACGAAATAATGTGTCACCGATAACTTTAAATTCGTGACTAACACTACTTAAAAAATGGTgccaattaattttttggtggAAATTTTAGTGGACAAAACTTTGCTACGGATTGTtatgttttgtcactaaaagtacGTGTCTCATATATTTATGCATGAAAAGTAAATTTTGTCATTAAAAGTGAACAATTAGTGACAAATTTGATGTCGTAGCTAATAATTTTAtagctatatatcatatttgttgtagtggTATAtgcttgaaaagaaaaaaggaaaattatgtAATGTACAATTTGGACAATTAATTTATCAATATGGTTGAAATATAAATAACCATATCTATTTTGATAATTATGTTTGTATATGTTGTGTATGGATATGCTTATTATTTGTTTgatatgtatatttaatattaaatatacaCTATCTATACATTgtatacattttttataaacTGATTGTTAATGGTATTcggctatttatttatttattttggctTTTTGGGaagtttcagtttttttttaatcaatgtCTCTcattatttcatcaaaaatataACACTCTACTAAGTTAGTTTGGTGTCAGGGCGGGTAAATGAGTTGTTAGAAttgaatttggttgagttaaaataaattgaattaataaatgaattattGCCCAATATtgcttttaaaatattttaaatatcaatGGTACTTTATTTGAATGTCATTTTTTAACTtgtatgtaattatttttaaataaagttacACGTTTACTTATTTTGGATTAACTAcggatatttatattttgtcaaATCTAATTAACTTCAACATTACATGTttgaagttattttaaaatgaataaacatATACAATTTTACGCACTGCAATCTTGACTTAAATAGTAGTTTCAAAATTGATTATATGTGCACTTTAGCCTTAAAAATTAGTTAAGTTGAGATaagtcaaattaaaatgaactaaacAATGTGTCATGATACGAATCACTCAACTCTTACCACATTTTGTGAAGCATTTAGATAATTTTGTTGGCGAATAAAGATATGATCCTAAAATAtctcataaatttttaaatatatttttggtttgataataaatattatttaattttaggaGTATTATACTATTCTTAATAAATTCCATCTAAAggtgtatatataatttcattacattaagtttgaattgaattagattttTGTATGGATGAAAATTACTATTATAGACTTAATAGTTAAGGTGCAAGTGATGCAacgtaattttaaattatagtgATATTTAGGTACCAACATGAGTTGTGGTGTAGTAATGAGACtgtttcacccttaatcagAGGTTTCGATTCGAGCCTGGATATGAAAAAATCTTATTGGAAGCGTCACCCCTAAATAAGTACTGCAGTAGCCTATCCAAATTTACCGAAttggaaaccaaaaaaaatatttatgtaactataaaaacttaaattcaagataaataaaaaatccccCCTAATAACTTCATCATGGTTTATTTGTATAATCGATGGCATTTCTGGTAACTTGAGTAACaatccatttttcttcttcttcaatcttcacagttcttccccaaattttaattttacaaaACAAACTTGCAGAATCTTCTTCCCCAGATTCATTTTCTTCGAGTGTTTATACGGGTTTCAAGGTGGAGTGTTGAACATTAATGTCATTGTTCTGAATTCTGTATCGCCACTAAGCTGAAATGGAAGCCATGGTAGTTTTTTGAATGTCATCAATTTTTTTGCCCCCAATTTTATGTTATCTTGCATTTTTTATCAATCTTGTTGCTTCAAATCAGTTGTTTGGAAGTTGAATGTGTGAATCTTGGTGAAGTAATAATGCGTTTTGAGTTATTTGCTGCTTTAATCGCATATTAATCAGTTAATTGTATTTGATTATGTTGTTGAactttatttatctttttctttatttgtagTCCACggaaaagaaattaattacGAGAGATGATTGGGAGAAGAGGCTAAATGATGtaaagattagaaaagaagatacAGATAGATTGGTAATGAATTTTCTAGTTACAGAGGGTTATGCAGAAGCTGCAGAGAAGTTCAAAATAGAATCAGGGACGGAACGTATCCTTATGTCGAAAGATGATCATGTTATGTTTTATACAAATGTGTATGTTATTGTTTGCGTATTTTGTTTATCCTTATGTTGTTAATAGCTGAGATAGATCTTGCTACCATCAAGGACCGGATGGCTGTAAATAAGGCTGTGCAGTCTGGTAATGTGGAGGATGCAATCGTGATGGTTAACGATTTGAATCCCGAGGTATGCCTGCTGATTATCATGTACATGTGGCTAGAATGATATCTCACAGTATAAACACATCGTCTATCTAGTGGTATAATTTGAGTTTCTTGTGGTTTgcatgtttttgttttttgattcTTATTATAATGATGATACACTTTTTATGTTAAACATGGTAAAGCTTTCATATTCCTTTATGTGTGTGTCTGAGAGATAGATAGGTGATCCGTTATCGGTATGTGTTAACTGTTAAGAGTGACATTCCAAAAGAATGATAGCAAACAGGGAAGTCATTAGaacagaagatgatgagaaacTATTTACAGTGCACAGCTGCGGAGAGCACTTCTTTTTTGTAACTCAGTAAAAGAAAACAATTACTGGAACAATTTTCAAGGCACATCAACTTTATGAATCTTGATGCCACTGAAGACAAATGTTCATTTCTGTTTTCTGTTTCACTCTTTACTGTTTGCTCATCAATGATTAGAAGAGGGAAAAATGTAGGGACTCAGTATTAGTCTTGTTCTAATTTTGTAACCTGACATTCGATTCAGTTAAATGAAGGTGTGGATGTGATCCAACACTTATCATATACAGTtcctttttgtattttttcccTGGACATGTGTTGTGTCTTCTTGCATGCACCTTGACTGATCCTCCTAGATTCAAATCATGCATCAACGATTTGTTTATCTCCTTGGGGACAACAGTCTTCATAGttctaataatttatatttcCCTTTTCCTTTGGGTTTGTCCTTGTTATCTTATGATTCTGTCCAGAAGTTAAATAAATGTCCGTGTTGCTCACTTCCCAGTGGAACTATTAAATCCTAAGAGAAGTATATAGTCTTTACTGCTAGCACATTCCATCAGTTTGTGCAAATGGTAAATGGAATCTATTAGTCATTCTTCTTAACTTGTCTTCTAATCTGTGTTAAGATACCATTGACCCTTGTTACAGAGGATCTGTTAATCATCTTCTgaactttttttgtttatttctaaCTGATGGTAACTATAGCTTGGCCCTTGTTATTTTGACTTCAAAGCAAAGCTTTCCTATATGAGCTTGAATTCTGCCTGAAGTctccataaactccaaggtcAAGTATTAGTCGCATAATTTTTTGCTGGGATAAGGATCTTAAGAGTTCTGATCATGAAACTGCTCGAGCAAGCTTTTTATGAACATATAACTGAGGGGACGATAAATTGCATTTGTTTGAAATGACCATAGAGTATAGAGAAGCTCTTTAATATAAGCAGATAGCATGAAATAGACAGCTCTGTCCCTTGAGGGGGTTGGTATTATGTAAGAGAATTCTTCATCTGGAAGGTTTATGGTTCTAATCCAACTTTTTAAATTTGCAGTTAAAACCTAAAGAATACAAACAAACACATAGGAATTGAACTCACTCAGTTCCTTAGTATGCTAGGTAAAACTTTGAGCAATTAAAGCATTTGAACTCACTCAGTCACTCTTGGAATCTTGTTAGTTTTACTTCGGTAAACATATGTTTGAAGTTTGCTTTATTGTTGTGctatccttttcttttttctttttgctttcTACGTCATCTCTAGCTTGTGCCTCTTCTcgataaaagatattttttggaTAGAGCTGAAGGAATACAAAATTGACGATAGAAGATCCTGATGCAAATTGTCCAAAATTATTGTCTTACCTTTGAATATTTGAATCCTTCCTATAGAAAGTGTATGCAAACTTCTGGTTTGGTTAATGACATGGAAACCAGTTTATAATTGTCGTCTTAGTTTAGAATTAGACCATACGGACCATGATCTAGTTTCTTACTGTTGGGACCGCGTACCACCACCCTAACTCCACATTAGTATGATATTGTCCGCTTTGGGTCAAGCCCTCACGGATTTGTTTTTGGGCACATCCTAAGAGGCCTCATACTAATGGAGTTGGGTGAGCACTTATATATTGGTacatttcttcttctccatccGATGTGGGATAGATTTGTTACCCAACAATTACTTGGGATGAATCTTCTAACCTGAGCTATTATGCATGGCAATGGGTTCCAGGCCCctattatcttttcttttttctatttttccctaaaaaaataGGAGATCATCTAATGTTGTTTCTATGTAGCCAATATCAATTTCCCCTGTAGCTGATATCAGATCAGGAACGTGATGTTCCCGAAGAATCCAAACGatgttgaattttctttttttggttcattgttCTGTTATTTTGTGGACACATATGACGTATGCCTTGCCTTTTGTCTCTAGTATCTTTTCTCTTGTCATCTCATGAGATTAACACCCTAGAAAATCTTGATACTTGGAAGGTTATCACAAATGAGTGCTGATTTTTAGGTTGTTTGAGTTGATTGTATCCTAAGTTTACCTTCATGAATGCAGATATTAGATACGAATCCCCAACTCTTTTTCCATCTCCAACAGCAAAGGCTGATAGAATTGATAAGGAATGGAAAGGTTGAAGAAGCTTTGGAGTTTGCTCAAGAGGAACTAGCTCCAATGGGAGAAGAAAATGTAAGTATTCATCTTTAAATACTATGTTTGAGATTTCCGTAAGTTTCTTTTTTCCAATGCAACATACATCTTCATTCAATCTATATTATCGAATGAGAAATGCAAGTCTTTGCTCTAACTCTCTGTCTAACTTCATATATCATCTGCATTTCAAATCTTGTCTGGCTGAACTTCATAGTTTCTGGACATTAAAACCCATTGACTGGGGGAGTTTTTCCATGGTTTTTTCTGTTTGACTAAATTATAATAACTTTACAGCAAAGCTTCTTAGAAGATTTGGAGAAAACTGTTGCATTGCTAGCTTTCGAAGATGTATCTAAATGCCCAGCTGGAGAGCTTCTAGATGTATCCCAACGCTTAAAGACCGCAAGCGAAGTAAATGCGGCAATTCTCACCAGCCAAAATCATGAAAAGGGTTAGTcccattttcattaaaaaaaaaattacttgatCACTCCTGATCTAGGCCTCCACACAGTTCTGTGGGGAGAGCCTGATGTCTAATTtggacatttttttaaaaatgatcaTGGCActaaatgttttctttatttgattATGCAACAGATCCGAAGCTTCCAAGCCTATTGAAGATGTTGATATGGGTACAGGACCAGCTTGATGAAAAAGTTTATTACCCTCGCATAACCAATCTGTCGACTGCAGCACTTGAAAATCCTGCTGTCTAAAATACGATGCAAGTTCCCTTCGCGGTTGCATCATCCCTGAATATAGCTAAGGCAAGAAGACCTTTTCTTTTAACCACTCCGTTGCTGGTTGATTCATTTTCATTGATCTATGGTTTTTTAGGCATACGTTAGATTTGACAGCAGGATGTGCAGTTAACTACTCAATGTAAACAAACCTAGTTATACCTTCCTATCTTAATCACGGCTACACGAATTACTGAATCTGTTTGTGCTTTTCATAGTGTTGCGTTTGGAAAATTTGTGTGATTTTTTAGCTCTACTTATTCCAGCAAGAACTTGGAATTTGGTGGGTAAATGTACGTTATTTGATACACCACTAACTACTTGCTACTTCTGTTTTTAAGGTGGCATTTGCTTCAAAATACTGGTAATTGGCTTGCTTTTTAAAGGTAATTGATGATTAATGAAAAACTACATAATTCAATGAGGAAGGAGTCTTCCTTTGCTAAATTTGGGCATTTTCCTCAAATGGGCTCACATTGATATTAGGACCTCAAGTCCAATAAAGAGGGGCTCACTGTTGAAATGAAAACTAAATGGcccaattaaattatttcagCCTGCTAACATTATTTTCGGTACTTGTTTGGGGACCTAAGTCCcaattttgaagttaagtatTCCTGATCGACTCCATTCTAGCCTCAGCTCGAAAACTCTAGTTAAGGATGAAAGGATACTTATGATCTTTTTTGTCAATAGACTTTCAATTCTGAATTCTTTGTTAATGAGCTGTTCCTCGAAAGCATATAATTGTGTTTATAGTAGGCCTGTGAAGTGCAAGtcatcaacaataacattttcaatgTAATCTCACAAGTAGGGTATGAAGAAGGTACAATGTACACAATCTTATCACCTACCTGATAGAGGTAAATAGATTATTTCTGATAAACCCTCAAAATCTAAAAGCAGTTTGAAAAAAGAGAATACGGAAATGAAACCAGTAATTCGATTGAGTAAATACTActgaaaaaaaagttgtggtTTCTTGATAATAGCAAAATGTAATAGTATATAATATGTAAAGCACCGAATTTATGCTGGGCTCGACAACTACAATATTGCTAGATTCCCACATGATGTAATTTGCACCCTTTAATAGTGCtactataaataattatatattatctGATTAATTTATTGCTACTTAAAAAGAGTATCTTATTTGGATTTGCTCCCTTTACCTTTTTTGTTTCCTAACTTTTTCAGAGTGGGATGCACACCAAAGTTCATAGTGGGGGAATTCCCAGACCTAAAACTACTACTATATTTTCTTGTGGGGTTAATTAagctataaaaaaaatcctgTTAACATAAGTACTCCTATTGGCAAACAAGGGTGAAGAGTGTGAAGGtaaatgaagtggttgagaaccTATGAGGTTTCAGGTTTAAAACTTAAtggagataaaaaaatataaggtGATTCTTTTCATCTGTTCGAGTTTTGGTGGACAAAGTTACACGGTACCTATTGTTAGTGGGAGGTGACAAATATCCCATGAAATTAGTTGGGATGCGTGAAAGCTGACATGAGCACCACCTTCATTAAAAAAAGTACTCCTATTGAATAATATTACTTGATATGAAAAACTAGCATGCCATGATTATCACTTAGTCATCCGCTCCTACTAGTaatttaatacaaaattttcaCCTCCTGACTAATATTTAGTGATGGTAACTAACCTTCTCAGGAAAAAGTTTTGCCATGTGTATTCATATTTTTGTAATGCATAAATGTTTGGAAGAATGTTTCGTTGTGATTTATCGGTCACGTGTTTAATGGTGTAATTAGCTACTAATTCTTGTATCGAGATAGATATCTTATATCACATAACACTCTCTTTATAAGTGGCGATTCTTTCCCAAACCTGACATGAATACGGAATGTATAATGCATCGGATTggttttttataaaaaaaaaaaagtttttttttccatgACTTTCCTCCCATATAACTGAGAAGTTTATTAGTAAAATATTTGACGGAAGTCAAAAGtgtttattttttgaaaaattaaaaggagaaaaaattgCTCAGGAATAATATTAAATGACAACTTTAAATATACCCCATATATAAgagatatttttgtcattttctagCACTATTTTACGCTATCGTCTAGTTGTTATCTTGTTGAAACAAAAATGATAAGATTTTGTTGCCCAGTCTATCAATATATGGCCCAAGAAAGAGTTTTAACGAAAGACAAAATTTAGCAGGCTACATGTGAAACCATTGGATGATGTTTCTCAACGTTGATGGATGATTACATTATGAATTATTTCATGGGAGATATaaattatatgtaaaaaaattggaagttttcaaatatatgtttgattatgtgaattttatttatatttttaaatgtttgaacAAAAAACCTCATAGTTtagttgaaatttttattttttcgccGAAAGAAATCTCTTGAGAGATGTTTTGTTTTCAAAATTGGGTTGTACATCATATTAAGGTTATATTTAAATTCTGTAATTCGTTAATGCAGTAATACTGTTAAGAAGTTCCACATCGATAGAGGAATGAGAAATTGGTCTCTTTATGTGAATTTGAACAAATCTTCCTCGTgaactagcttttggggttgagttaggctcaTGTGTCtctttatatggacttggaTAAACCTCTCCGTATGAGCTTGCTTTTGGGGTTGAGCTAGGCCCTGCCAATCTCAATTTGTTGTTCACCAATGTTGAACCCTTATTTATAATTGGTCACGCTCCAGTTGAGGTCCACATGTATCGGTAGAGGGATGGGAAATTGT
The Solanum stenotomum isolate F172 chromosome 12, ASM1918654v1, whole genome shotgun sequence DNA segment above includes these coding regions:
- the LOC125848110 gene encoding protein GID8 homolog, with translation MEAMSTEKKLITRDDWEKRLNDVKIRKEDTDRLVMNFLVTEGYAEAAEKFKIESGTEPEIDLATIKDRMAVNKAVQSGNVEDAIVMVNDLNPEILDTNPQLFFHLQQQRLIELIRNGKVEEALEFAQEELAPMGEENQSFLEDLEKTVALLAFEDVSKCPAGELLDVSQRLKTASEVNAAILTSQNHEKDPKLPSLLKMLIWVQDQLDEKVYYPRITNLSTAALENPAV